The genomic stretch accaaaaggtccccgagctgacaaggtaaaactctgttgttctgcctctgaacaaggcagttaacccactgttcctaggccatcattgtaaataagaatttgttcttaattaacagacttgcctagttaaataaaggttcaaaaatgtttgttttttaaagaagTGTCTACTAGCTCAATCCCACAGAATACTGCAGAGGGACAACTTGGTCTCAGAGCAAAACGTATTATGTATTACAAAAACATCCGTGCCACTCTATTTAGTATGTTAGGTTACGTTACAATACCAATATaaactgaactaaaatataaactaaacatgtaaagtgttggtttcatgagctgaaataaaacattccaGCAATGTTCCATGTGCAGAAAAAGCTAatgtctctcaaatgttgtgacCAACTTTGTTACtatccctgttcgtgagcatttcagcctttgtcaagataatccatccacctgacaggtgtggcatatcaagatgctgataaaacagcattatcattacacaagtgcaccttgtgctgggggacaataaaaggccacacaacacaatgccacatataTCTCAAGTTCAGGGAATGTGCAATTACATGATGACTGCAGGAGAGAATTCAATATGTATATCTCTAACATAAGCGACCTCCAAcgccattttagagaatttggcagtacatccaaccggcctcaactcATGTTGATTGAATGAGCCTGGCTTccaagtgaaatccatagattatggcctcttatttaaaatgactgatttccttatacaaactataaatctttgaaattgttcagTATAATACAACTTCTAGGACGTAtcatatgttacgaattacaattcttACGTTATTTTACACATTGCTATTCATACAATACGGtgttgctaacattagctaggttagGGGTTGAAGGGTTAAATGgttttaggggaaaggttagctaacataCTAGTAGTAGTTGCATGctaagctaacatgctaagtaatagctaaaaagtagtaagtagttgcaaagttgctgattagctaaaatgctacagtcctccttgaTGAGATTCTAAACACAGCAGCCTTTGGCTAGAAGTTTGAGTTACACGCCCACCCTTCCACAGAGCAGGAGTAagacttctctcctgtgtgacTACATTGGTGTGTTAAGTTGCTGTGGTGAGAGAATTCACCCAAAAGTCAGAGCAGACGTAAGCAGGCTTCTCTCATgcgtgtgttctctgatgaactatTAGCTCGGTTACTGTTTTGAAGCATTTTACACAAACAGAGCAGGAGTATGGCTTCTCTCCTTTATGTATATGTTGGTGTGTGTTTAAGGTATCCAGTCGAGAGAAACTcaccccacagtcagagcaggagtatggcttctcccctgtatgtatacgttcatgtgaTTTTAAGTTGGAAAGTTGCGAGAAACTAGTTCCACAGTCAGAACAgacgtaaggcttctctcctgtgtgtgttctctggtgaacttTAAGCTTATTTGATGTTTTAAAactttttccacagtcagagcaggaatgAGGCTTCCCTCCTATGTCTGTTCTCTGATGAACTGTTAGCACAGTtgatgttttgaagcattttccacagtcagagcaggagtatggcttctcccctgtatgtatacgttcatgtgaTTTTAAGTTGGAAAGTTGCGAGAAACTAGTTCCACAGTCAGAACAgacgtaaggcttctctcctgtgtgtgttctctggtggaCTTTAAGCTTATTTGATGTTTTAAAAccttttccacagtcagagcaagaataaggcttctctcctgtgtgtgttttctgatGAAATTTTAGATcagttgatgttgtgaagcattttccacagtcagagcaggagtaaggcttctctcctgtgtgtgttctctgatgaacttttacctcttttgatgttttaaaacattttccacagtcagagcaagaataaggcttctctcctgtgtgtgttctctgatgaacttttagaTCAGTTGACGTTGTGaagcattttccacagtcagtgcaggagtaaggcttctctcctgtgtgtatacgttgGTGTGTTTTTAAGGTGCCCAGACGAGAGAAACTcgccccacagtcagagcagacgtatggcttctcccctgtatgtatacgttcatgtgaTTTTAAGTGGGAGAGTTGAGAGAAACTAGTTCCACAGTTAGAGCAgacgtaaggcttctctcctgtgtgtgttctctggtgagcTTTTAGCTCATTTGATGATTTAAAactttttccacagtcagagcaggaataaggcttccctcctgtgtgtatttttagGTGTGTTTTTAGCTTTGATAGAAATGGGAAAATCTCTTCACAATGTGGGCAGTGATGAGACCTCTTTGCTCTATGATcttcctgctgttgctctctggatgtagagaatgtctcaacatggtctcctgtgtgaacaacataagaagaaccagtcagttggtgtgatatacatgtcaatcaaatgtatttaagaagccctttttacatcagtagttgtcacaaagt from Oncorhynchus gorbuscha isolate QuinsamMale2020 ecotype Even-year unplaced genomic scaffold, OgorEven_v1.0 Un_scaffold_1224, whole genome shotgun sequence encodes the following:
- the LOC124021811 gene encoding zinc finger protein OZF-like isoform X2, with the protein product MAVDAPQPVEIQNVVHQLRDTHTLICNEGGFCGIYYADRLRLSLRLVTSTVRTNPACLSPSTLSRNLQSLGPDCDSGAQFALQDPEMASVKLEDCSQTLEPNVNLKDEEEEEKIRTTVSHGDHVETFSTSREQQQEDHRAKRSHHCPHCEEIFPFLSKLKTHLKIHTGGKPYSCSDCGKSFKSSNELKAHQRTHTGEKPYVCSNCGTSFSQLSHLKSHERIHTGEKPYVCSDCGASFSRLGTLKTHQRIHTGEKPYSCTDCGKCFTTSTDLKVHQRTHTGEKPYSCSDCGKCFKTSKEVKVHQRTHTGEKPYSCSDCGKCFTTSTDLKFHQKTHTGEKPYSCSDCGKGFKTSNKLKVHQRTHTGEKPYVCSDCGTSFSQLSNLKSHERIHTGEKPYSCSDCGKCFKTSTVLTVHQRTDIGGKPHSCSDCGKSFKTSNKLKVHQRTHTGEKPYVCSDCGTSFSQLSNLKSHERIHTGEKPYSCSDCGVSFSRLDTLNTHQHIHKGEKPYSCSVCVKCFKTVTELIVHQRTHA